A window of Glycine soja cultivar W05 chromosome 2, ASM419377v2, whole genome shotgun sequence genomic DNA:
AAATGTTGATTGAGCATGGGTGCGTGAGTTGTTGTAAACCCCCCAACACGTCTTCGATTCCCATGGAtcaaaaaaagactcaacaaacacGACCATTGCAGTGCAGATTTCATTGCCACAAGGGAAGTTGCCCATAAATCATTGTCATAACAGCTAAACTATAATTGAATGCTAAGCAAGcccaaaaatattgattttttttatccgtaagAATTAAAGATACGTACCAAGACTTGCACACCTTGCTCAACCAACTGAGCTAGACATCCttggtgcccaaaaatattGCTTATGAATtgatatttaatgaatttactATAACTGGAAGAAAAATTGAATAACCATTTAACCAAAGGAATACTTACTTATCCTTATAAAGACTAAAGAGACTATCGCTATGAATGAGGTCATATGTCCTTGGGTATGTAGAGAAGCCTTCACACCTGGATCATAAATGCACACAAATTAATAAGGAGAAACAAGAGACGAAGAAGTAAGCTGATTATAATAAATTGTATAGCTAGTCACATCACAATTCAATACAAGATATCATAATAATTGGCAGACTACATCTCCAAGTCAAAtcatatttattgaaatttgaaaattttatttgactCGACTATCAGTACAAGATTAGTATAGTTACTACtattaaaatacataagatAAAGACATGCTggccataaataaaaataggagGAAGAAGTTAGAAAACCATACCAATCATGATAGATGCCAATAAGTCCTCTCTCATATATGACACCCAATGTACTTTTCTCAGCTATAGTAGGCACAACATTCATGACCCATAACTTGGATGATTGAATAGCAGCAGCAAAACTACCCAATCCAGCATTCATATCCATAATGTTGCGATACCTTCCAGTATCCAGCAGTCTGTTAATTTTCTTATAAGCATTTACATGCTTTTTCCACTTTTTGTTATCTTCTTGATATGTCTCAACTGAAACTCCAGGAACAGAGCCACTAGCAATTCTAGGAGGGATGGCATATAGCCTCTCTGGAAATGGCTTATAATCACCAGAAACTTTAGGACTTGGAGTAACGCAGACCTCCATTTTCTTATACCTGtagccacaaaaaaaaaaaaacattccagGTCAGTACACCACTTGCTTCTGAACATAAGCATTGGTCAAATTTTCGGATATATAAATTCCAAGCAGAGACATCCATGtgtgaaattaaagaaaaggattgttttgttaaaatttCACATGATATATAAAACAATGATAAATAAGAATCATCAAGCattttaataattacaaatgcaaacataaaagaaatagcAACAGTAGTTacaccatttttttcattattctcCACAACTTCTCTCCTAGCTTTATGCACTCATGTATGTTTGTGCTTATGGTTAGTAAAGAAATACAAGGAATATTAATAACAAGATGTCAGTTGTTTAATACTAAATGAAGGGTCATACCAGACATCATTAGCATCTGTCGATTCACAGAATTTTACACTAGATTCTTCTTGTCTGCTACGACATGATTCAGTGTCTAGAGTTTTTTGCCAAATGGCAATTTCAGAATTCTCAGACTTCTTCTCCCAGCAAAGGAGCTTAGCAGTCTCTTCAATCTTTCTTTGTTCTTCTTCAAGATCCTCCTTAGGTCTCTGCCAGGCTTTGTAATTAATCTTCCAATTGATTGGAGGACCCGAAAGCACCCAATAACCACCAGGTCTTAGAACTCGGTCAACTTCCATCATATACATTCCATCTGCAAATAAATGACCCAAAATGCATTTGTAAATAGCGGTTATAACAAGTTATATAAGGTGCAAAATCTAAGAGCAAGAATGAGCAAATAATCATCGTGCTTCCTTATTTACAGCAAGTACTTCATAGAGAAGATTatagtaaaaaatgtaaatatctCACCATTAGCTCCCCAAGGAATCAAGCAGCGAGAGCAATGTGCCATGTCAAAGGCTGCAGATGGATAAGGCAATTTAATGGTTCCCAGAACACCAATGACAGCAGGTACACCCCTTTCAAGAGCAAATTGTACTTGGGCTTCGTGAGAGTCCCTTGGAGCAAATGACATTGCAATAACATTTCTGCTCCAGAGATATGCACCCCAACTGGCAACCTGAGCAAAACAACCTTACATTAAGGGCACAAACCTAAAAGGAATTTGATATAGCCGTAAGAAATTTGCAATGACAAACATACCCCGCAACCAGTGTCCAGTGCTGTCCTAACTGTCCCATCCTTTATAGGTATCACAGAAGCAAGTTGATCAATATATCTGTCTGCACCTTGAGGAAATTGGGTTCCACCACCAGGGAATCTAAACACATTTCCCTCGTATTGGATCCAGTTCTGAATAGCCTTCTCAACTGTAAGACTCTTGTACGGAGCATTTGCATATGGAACATAATCATGGCTCTTTGGCCATGGAAAAGGAGTTACATACCCCTTGGGTGCTGGGATCATACAGTGCAACTTTTCTTCCTCAGGGGGGCAATGCCTCTCGCGATAATTCATATTTTCTCTAGGAAAAGTCATAGCACGCCGTTGATCTTGGCAGGGAGTGTAATCGATGTAACGAGCATCACAAGGTTCAAAAACCTTGGATTTTGACTCAAATTCATCAATTTTGCTAACCTCTCCACCATGGTGAGAATCAAAACTCAAATTGGGAACTACATTACAGTCTGCGCCTTTCTTAGTAATTTCCAATGCTATACTATCTCCCTTTCCAAAACCACTTCTCTGCCATGCACCCAATATATAGAAGAAACAGCACATACCAACTACTATAAAGATCTGCACATGGCTTCTAGTCCTACCATTAGCTGAACTTGGTTTTGCCATCTAGAACCTGAGAAATACCAGTTCCTaattcttattaaaaattacatgaaTGATAACTCGCATGATCAACAAAGCAAGatccaagacaaaaaaaatctttaatcaaAGCAAGATTGACAACAATTAGCAAGTTTCAATCGACATCATGAGGCAATTATTGTCTGTAACATATTGTAAAAGTTAGTGGATGCAAAAGGAACTTCAGATCTTCCCAACAGCATGAAACTTGAGCTCGCTCCATTGGAAACACATGTTTCTCACGGCAACCACATGGTTAAGGAGAGAGATTTATGCATTTGTGTACTGCCAAACattaaaagacaaaacaaaaacatgaaacACACTTATGAACTAACAAAAAAACTAGGTGAATCATATGGGATCCAGCTTGAGGCATATGCGATGCAAGATGCACACGCAAACGAATTCAGAGTTATGAATGAAGAATACCCAcggaaacttttttttatgggcaaatattaattgttagtatgTGTTAGCGGGATGATTCAAACTAACGACCTCAGCCCTTTCCCTTGTCCCTTGTCCCTTGACAACTAGATCAGCCTTATATCTCCTAATACCCACGAAACCTTACTAGAAAAATTTACATGGGGGCACAACATGGATATTAAAAAACCAAACTTTGAAAACACCcagaagaaaaaataacaaaataaagcaagaaaaatatgaaaacagaaaaaaaaaaaaaaaagagagaagaaattaaaatgaggGAAATATCTTACCAATCATATGAAGCTAGAGGGAACAATGGCTATGAAGATCTGGGATTCCTAAGAGAAACtaattaagagagagagagaatcagagaggattttatgaaaaaaaaaaattggcaccAAAGAATGATTATCCCTGCTGCATGGGCAGTGTGTGGGACGTACTAATAAAAAATCTGTATATAAACCCTATATTATCTGCTTCTATCAGCATCCACCATGTTCACATGAACGAACAACAGCAgcataataataaaagacaaaagaaaaaggagaaagaaaataaaagaagaaaaaggggaatgaaaaaaaaaaactctatggATTATTATTATGCGTCGCGCTGAGAAGCGTGTTAcgcagtgtttttttttttttccccgtTATTTAGCGAGTGTGGGGAATTTGAGGTGACTGGGCTATGTATGGATTCCTCCATACAcgtctctccctctctctctctctctattttttttttctctttagaaaaaacaatttggtattttaattacttatttaaatttaatcactCGTATTTAGTGtgtatttaattaagtttatttttaacaaaaacgaacgaacatattttaaaaaaattatttcttcgaAAATAAAATTGAGCATTTACTActctaattaagtttttttttatactcaTAAGCAATTTcttgtttaaaatatatatatatatatatatatatatatgtatgtatatatgaaaTCAGATTAATGTATTTGattacttaatatttttattaaaaatttaattcaaaatttaatcaatcaattttatagttttagtaTTTGGAGAAtaagatatattaaatattatatatatacacacataaaTATTggtatttacttatattttaaaaattatataatattgtttattttttaaaaataaattatatgttaaaatgAAGTTAATTCacgaaatataaattaaattatgtaaaatcgatcaaattaatttaatttaattttttgttactgcaatattaatttagtttactTAATGTTTATGAATTTTTGTTGATAAATATAACtattgttagtttttatatttattattataaaaagattttCAAACTCCGCGTTCGCCTTGGTTCCAAACGGTGAACAGAAGGGTCCAACGCGCCAATAAAAGTCGTATGATATCATCTTTCATTCAATGTTCATGAAGATGTGATCAAGCCATCATTCATTTGATGAAGATAGTAATGACCTAATGTTCATCGTGGCGCGTGAATCTCACCTCCTCTCCCACTGGCTATCATCATAGTCTTCAAATTAATCATGCTTCCCACTTTCTAAGCACCCTCTCGCTATCATTTTAGTTAAGAATAATGTCATTGATTAACACATATATTTTGGTTTTCTtaaaacattatattatttgataaaacttCCTAGTATTgatctaataaattaatttacattcctttttatttattgaagtaaaaaaaaaattataattttttttacatatttaccattcacataaaaaatatcaattagaaAATACTAATGAATCCTTAAATCTAAGAGTTTCATCTATTCTCCTCTCAACATTTTTATCGATTGTTAGAAGATGTTGAGAGGACATAAAAGCTAGTCTAAGACTAAAAGAAGATTCTAAAAGTTATTGAgaacttcaaaattaaattgtGTTGTTATTCTCATAAATTCTTAGGGAATAGTCGATCTTGATCCATTATTAGCTAGTAATATTGAATTTTGTGAGTTTGTTTGATCCTTGATTTATTAGTCAAGTGTGACTGATCAATGTATAACTATTGAAGACCTTCCTATTATATAAATACTTAAAGTTGTCATTctcacctcttcttcttctttattctctctTCAATCAATCACGTAAAtcttataactaaaaaaataattaaaaatatatattaaaaaatcctTCTCTAATAAAAATGAGTAGCAAAATTCTAATGTCGTAACATCCTTGCACAAAAGGACTACTAAGTTTACTGGATTTTAAGTTCATTTCTCTCTTTCGGCTAAATAACTTAACCATTCTCTCCATTAGTCAGGTTTTACTTTTTACTATAGCTTCTCTGTTTCAACTCTATGAAGACCACACCAATTCTAGATATAGAAATCGGTGTCGTTATGTGTTTTATGGTATCATTCAGTCAGTGAATTTGGTGAAATGGCTATATTTGTTGTTTATACtccagaaaataaaataaaaattgaaagatcGTTAAAACGAGGAACTTCTGGTGAAACTTAAAACAATGATCTCATACAagttacaattaaaaaagaatgtaaAGGCAGCAAGTAAAATTATCGACCAAGATTTA
This region includes:
- the LOC114386457 gene encoding probable methyltransferase PMT2, translated to MAKPSSANGRTRSHVQIFIVVGMCCFFYILGAWQRSGFGKGDSIALEITKKGADCNVVPNLSFDSHHGGEVSKIDEFESKSKVFEPCDARYIDYTPCQDQRRAMTFPRENMNYRERHCPPEEEKLHCMIPAPKGYVTPFPWPKSHDYVPYANAPYKSLTVEKAIQNWIQYEGNVFRFPGGGTQFPQGADRYIDQLASVIPIKDGTVRTALDTGCGVASWGAYLWSRNVIAMSFAPRDSHEAQVQFALERGVPAVIGVLGTIKLPYPSAAFDMAHCSRCLIPWGANDGMYMMEVDRVLRPGGYWVLSGPPINWKINYKAWQRPKEDLEEEQRKIEETAKLLCWEKKSENSEIAIWQKTLDTESCRSRQEESSVKFCESTDANDVWYKKMEVCVTPSPKVSGDYKPFPERLYAIPPRIASGSVPGVSVETYQEDNKKWKKHVNAYKKINRLLDTGRYRNIMDMNAGLGSFAAAIQSSKLWVMNVVPTIAEKSTLGVIYERGLIGIYHDWCEGFSTYPRTYDLIHSDSLFSLYKDKCDTEDILLEMDRILRPEGAVIIRDEVDVLIKVKKLVEGMRWNTKMVDHEDGPLVPEKILIAVKQYWVANATSTQ